The Pseudomonas bijieensis DNA window GCTGAGGTACTGCAACTCATGCGTTTGGCCGACATGCAGGACGGCCACATAACGCTGCTGCCGGCCGGGCAACGCTACGCCGATTCAACAGTGGATGAGCGCAAGCAACTGTTTGCCCAGCACCTGCTTAAATACGTGCCGCTGGTGGGTCATATCCGCAGGGTGCTGGACGAGCGCCCTACCCGCACGGCACCGGCCAGGCGTTTCCGCGATCAGCTGGAAGATTTCATGTCCGAGCACGACGCCGCCCATACCCTGGATTGCGTCACGCAATGGGGACGCTACGCCGAGTTGTTCGCCTATGACGAAGTGGCCGATCTGTTCAGCCTCGACAATCCATCCTGAGTGGGCGGTATAAACTGCGTGGATCAGGCCCAAGCGTTGGAGCGATGCGAGATGAACACCCCATGAGAAGCACCCGGATGACGCTTCGCCTGCTGCTGTTACTGGGCTTGGCGCTGGGCATTGCCGCGATCGATACCGTCACCGATCTGGAAATTGCGGTCGGGGTGTTCCAGATCGCCGTGGTGCTGATCGCCGTGCGGATCCTGCCGACGCGGGCGGTGGCCGGCGTCTCGATCGTCTGCATGATTTTGACGATCCTGAGTTATCGGTTCACCCGTTTTGGCGACACCGAGGCCGGACTGATCAATGTCTTGATCAGCCTTGCGGCGATCGCCGGCACGACGTATCTGGCGCTGCGCCTGTCCGCCGCGATCCGTACGGTGCATCAGACCCGCGCCCACCTGGCGCACATCACCCGCATCAACATGCTCGGCGAACTCGCCGCCTCGATTGCCCATGAAGTCAACCAGCCATTGGCTGCGGTGGCCACCAGCAGTGGCGCCTGCCTGCGCTGGATGGCCACCGAGCCGCCCAACCTGATCAAAGCCCAGCAAGCGCTGGAGCGGATCATCGCCGACACCCACCGGGCCAGCGACATCATTGCCCGCTTGCGCGGCATGGCTCGGCATCAAGCGCCGACCAAGCAATGGCTGAACGTCGCTGACACGCTCAACGCCGCGCTGCGGCTGTTGGCGGGAGAGCTGAACGAACAGAACGTCACCTTGCGCGTGCATGTCGAGGAAGGCCTGCCGCCGATGCTCGCCGATGAGGTGCAGATCCAACAAGTCATCCTCAACCTGGCGATGAACGCGGTCGAGGCGATGCGCCAGGTAGACCTCGAGCGTCGGATCCTGCAATTTGATGTGGCGCTGGAGTCACGCCAGCAACTGCTGTTTTCGGTTTCCGACCAGGGCAGCGGTCTGTCGGCAAGTGATCGCGAGCGAGTGTTCGAGGCCTTCTACAGCACCAAGCGGGATGGCATGGGCATGGGGTTGGCGATCAGCCGTTCAATCATCGAAGCCCATGACGGTCGTCTCTGGGCCTCAAGCGACCCACAGACCGGCGCGACTTTCCACTTCACCCTGCCAGCCGTCACAAGGGAAACCGATGAGCCAAACTGACGTTCAAGACCTGGCCGAATCGATGATCTACATCGTCGACGATGACAGCTCGGTGCGCGAATCGCTGCAAGACCTGTTGGCCTCCGTAGGCCTGGCGAGCCGGGCATTCGGCTCGGCCCGCGAGTTCATGGACGCCGATCTGCCGGATGTCCCGGCGTGCCTGATCCTCGATGTGCGGATGCCGGGTTTGAGCGGGCTGGATTTCCAACAGGAAATGACCCGATTGAATATTCGCGTCCCGGTTGTGTTCATCACCGCCCATGGCGACATCCCCATGTCGGTCAAAGCCATGAAGGCCGGGGCCCTCGAATTCTTGACCAAGCCATTCCGTGAACAGGACCTGCTCGATGCAATCAGCCTGGGCCTGGGCCGTGACAAGGAACGGCGCAAGGCCTCGGCGCTGGTCGACGACTTGAAACGCCGTCATGCCGGGCTGACTGACGGCGAACGCGAGGTGATGGAGTTAGTCGTGTCAGGGCTGCTGAACAAACAGGTGGCCGGCCAACTGGGTTTGAGCGAAGTGACCGTGAAAGTGCGCCGCGGGTCGTTGATGCGCAAGATGAATGCGGACTCGTTGGCAACGCTGGTGAAGATGTCGGAAAAACTCAAGGAAGCAGATCGCTAGCGGCCCCTGATCACGGCTATCATTGCCGTTCGCCCAGTTGACGGGCGATGTCGCAGCCCCCCTCAAGGACTCAGGTATGACTCTTCTGCCGTCACGCTCCACCCTCTTCGTCTCCAGCCTCCTGCTAAGTTCCCTGTGCTTTGCCGAAGGCGAGCCGGCGGACGGCAGCCTCATCAAGGACTCGACCAAAGCAGCCGTCTCAACGTTCATTACTGCCGGCAAAAACCTGCTTGGCGGTGTCAGCGAGGGCGTGCTCGATGGCCGCGAGTCGGCCCAAGGCACCGATGGCGCCGCGATCATTTCCTCCGGCGAGCAAATGAAAGACCGCATCGCCGTTGAAGTGTTGAAGCTCGAACCCAGCGACGATAACGTCAGCATTACCCTCGGTTTCAAGAACAGCACCGACACCCAACTGCGCGTGGTCAACCTCGGCCAGACCGGCGTGCTGCTGGCCATCGACCAGGCGGGCTACGCCAACCGCCTCACCGGCCTGGACAACCCGGACGAAGTCACCATTCCGCCGAAGACCGCCGTGCGGCAGAAATTCGTGTTCGAAGGCATGAATGAGGCGGTCAGCACCGTACGGGTGTGGGGGCAGGATTACCCGGTCAAGAAATAGTGCGCCGGGCAGCCGAAAACATTGGCGGCGTGCTCCAAGGCCTTGGCATATGGGATTTCAGGCATCGATCTGTCCTCACGATATAAAACGAAGCTGAGCATGCCGGATACCACACGGAGCACCGAGGCAACGCCAGATCGTAAGTGCGGTACTTCCGAAGGCCAACCCTAAAAAGTTGTCAGAGATTTCCTCGACTTTCCCCAAAGTGATCACCTGTCCGTAGGACAGGGTTTCGTGGCACTCCGTGTGGCGACAACATCCAACGTCATTGCCCATATACACGACAGAATCAACCGACTTTTGCCCCACTCCCCGGCTCAAGCCTCAACGCCAGCACGCTCATCAACACAATCACCGCCCCAACAACAACCATCATTGACGGGCGCTCGGCCAGCACCAAAGAAGCCATCAACATCGCCGTGGGCGGTATCAGGTACAGCGCCATGGAGGCGCGGCTCACGTTGCTGTGTGCCAACACGTAGGCCCAAGCAAGGTACGCCAGCGCGCTGGGAAAAATACCCAGGATCAACACCGCCAGATTCACCGAAGCCGAAGCCTGTCGCGCCGCGCTCAATATCCCCGGCGCGGAAATGAACAACAGGAGTGTGCCCGACCAGACGGTGTAACAAACCACGGTCAAACCGTCGTAGCGATGGGAATGGCGCTTTTGCAAAGAGAAATACAAACTCCAGGACAGCGCCGCCAGCAGGATCAATAGTCCATGGGCGTCCATGTCACCCACGCCACGATCCCCCGCGACGACCACACCAGCGCCAAGCAAGCCGCACAGTACACAAACCCATTGCCAACCGCTGGCTCGGTCCTTGAAAACAAAATGCGCCAGTAACGTGCTGAACAAAGGCGTGGACTGAGCCAGCACACTCGCCGCCCCAGCACTGACGCCCCGCTGACCGTAATTGAGAGCGATGTGGTGCAGGCTGACGGCAAAGAAACCCAACACCGCCAGCCATGGCAGATCCCTGAGACGCGGCCGGGAAATGCCTTTCAGCAACGCGATGAGGGCCATGAACACCGAAGCAATGAGAAACCGCATCAGCGCCAGTTGACCGGGCTCGTAAGCCTGCAAGCCGATGCGAATGCCAATTGGCGAATAGGCCCAGCAAAGAACCACGAACATCGTCGCCAGGACAACTTTCGCACCGGGTTTGCTGACGGAACCTTCAAAAGGCACGCAACGCACTTCCATCTAGAGTTCCTGCTCACTGAGCGTCTGGCCGATGTGCCTGGAAGTATCGAAACCACCTCCCCTCAGCACAAGTGACTTAAACTCAGTTCATCATTCACTTTTGGTGAGCCATGGAACTGTCTCAACTGCGCATGCTCAAGACGGTCTGCGACACCGGCAGCATCGCCCGCGCTGCCGAAGTGCTGCACTGTGTGCCGTCCAACATCACCGCACGCCTCAAGTCCCTGGAACGGGAACTCGGCACGCCGCTGTTTTTTCGCGAAGGTCGCGGGCTGCGAGTCAGCCCGGCGGGCGAAGTGTTTCTGGAGTACGCGACAAAAATACTGAGCCTGACGGAAGAGGCCCGCCGCGCAGTAGCCCCCACCCGCGCACCGAGTGGCCCACTGCGCATAGGCGCGATCGAGTCCAGCGCCACCGGCCGCCTGCCTCAGTTGCTCGCCAAATACCACGCGCAGTACCCGCAAGTGTCGCTGGAACTGAGCACCGGCACCTGGGCGCAGTTGCTGGACGATATCCAGCATCACCGGCTCGATGGAGTGATCGTGGCGGTGGACATAGAACGGCCAGGGCTCAAGCGAGCCGTGATGTACCGCGAAGACCTGGTGCTCATCGCCTCCGAGTCCCACGGCCCGCTACGCAGCGCCGCCGATTTGCAAGGCAAAGCGATCTTCATGTGGCCCACAGGCTGTCCGTACCGGTTAGCGCTGGAGCAATGGCTGCTGCGTCATGACCAAGTGCAACCGATCATCAGCATCGCCAGCTATGGCGCCATCGTCGGCTGCGTCAGCGCGGGCGCAGGCGTCTCGCTGGTGCCCCGGGGGATCTATGAACAATACCGCCAGGGGGCGGGTTGGACGGGGTATGAATTCCCTGAGTTGACGGGGATCGATAACCTTTTCTACTGGCATGAAAACGCCGGGAGGCATCCTGCCCGGGAGGCGTTTTTGGCGATGTTGCAAACGGAGTTCGAAGGCTAGCCGCATCACCCTCCCCTGTGGCGAGGGGATTTAGCGAAACGTCCTACCGTCCCCACTGGATTGCGAAGCAATCCCAAGATGCTGCTAGGTGATCGACTGCTAAATCGAGATGTAAGCTTTAGTCGCATGTAAGCCCAAACCGCAGGATGACAGGGAGTCCATTTTGGAATTAGCTCTTTAAGTGAGAGAGTCATGACAATGCTTGATAAACACGACGAGGATGCCGAACAGCAAGACGCCCCAACCGATAGCGCGCAATCCAGCAGCCTGCTTCGATCCTGAATCCTCTGAAGACTGCTCTATCCACTCAAAACCACAGACAAGTCGGGGTATCTGGCGCATATGAAATCCACGAATGCGCGGAACTTTGGAGGCGCAAGGCGCCTGGAGGTATGCAATACCCAAAGCGCGGGATTAGCCAACTGCCCCCTGGCTCGGCGAAATCGTCAGTAAAGCGTGCTCGCGATACGCCCTGGCAAGGCCTTGTCGTACGCGTCGCCATCCACTTTCGATGGGCAGATGCGCTTGAACACCTCGCCTGCGGTGGGCAGTGCACTGCGTTCGATCTGCCGCGTCACATCCCACAGCCCCGCCCTGATCACAGCCCTGCTGCACTGGAAGTAAACGCTGGCTACGGTGATCTCCAGCACCGTTCGAGGGAGTTGCCCATTTACCGCGAACCGAGCCAACAGCGCTGGCTCGACCGATATCCTGGCCGTGCCGTTCACGCGCAAGGTTTCCCCTACGCCAGGCACAAGGAAGAGCAGTGCAACCCGGGGATCCTCGACGATATTGCGCAGCGAATCGATGCGGTTGTTGCCACGGCGGTCGGGCAAATACAGGGTCTTGCTGTCGTGGACATGAACGAACCCGTTCGCGTCGCCCCTCGGTGAGGCATCCAGCCCTCCAGGGCCTGAGGAAGCGAGGATCACAAAGGAAGCAGCCTCTATGAAGGGCTGGTAAACCGGATGAATATGGTCGACTTCCTTGAGAATCGAGGGCGCCGCGACGGGGCCGTAAAGGCTTTCCAGCGCTTGTGTGGTCGTGATGTAGGCGCTGCTGTCGTTATCGCGTTCCATGCTCATCTCCTCTGTAGATGTCTAAAAACCGCATTCAGGGATTGGATTTCATCCGGCCCTGGATCGCCGTGCGCAGGCAACCCCAGGCGACGACGCCGACGATCAATACCTCGGCGATGCCCACAAACAGGTTGAGTGAAAAGCTCAACGGTTGCTCGGCCCAGTAGAAGGTCGTCGAGCGATAGCCACCGACACCCAGCCGTCCGGCAAACAGAGCCGGAACCAATGCGATAACCTGGCTCAGCTCCAGCACAGCCAGGAAAGTGCCCACCAGCAAGAGCAAGACGCGCGCGGGAATGCCGAACTTCTCGGTCGGCTCAGGCGCCGGCGTAGCCCCCTTTCCTCGGCGCTGCCTGGCTTCCCTCACCGCCTTACCGCTGGTGGGCGCTGGGGCAGGCCTATAGGGTGCCTTCACACCAGGCGCCAACCCCTCGATGACCTCGGCGGGCACCGCCACGTTCAGGTAGTCGGCCAACTCGCGCAACCATAAGGCGGTGCGTTGACTTCCCGGCACGACCGGAACGTTGTCGGACGTTAAGCGGTGCGCAGTGCCGTCGCGCAGCATCAGCCACAGCTGGGTGTGGGCTCGCTCAGCCTGTGGACGGCGGCGTAGCTCGAGGTACTTGGCGGCATCGATCCGAAAGACCGACTGCACCCGCTCGCGGCGTCCAAAAAAGTTTCGAGTGAGGCGCTTGCCCTCACCGTCGACTCGCGACAACACCAAGGTCTCGCGGATGCCGGTGTAAACCAGCAGTAAAAGGCCAAGGGCAGGAATCAGCAGCAGCCCGAGAACAATCAGCAGAGAGGACAGCGGATCCGCGTCAGCCAACGGCGAGAGACCATCAGCCATCACAAATACGGCGAACGCCACCGGCAAGATGAAGGCCAACGCGCCCGTCAGCAGCACGAATATGCTCTGCACCAGGTTGCGCGAGTGGATGTGCAGGTCGTCCTGCGCGGTGCGCTCGAACCGATATCCAATCAATATGCAAGCCTCCTGGGGCGCCGCTTTCAGACCGTTCGAGGGCTGAGACAGGCGATTTGCATGCCGCAGGCCGGGATGGTGTTTGAGGGCGGAGAATACCTGATGTCAGGGAGCTTGGGGGTTGGGGCTGAGTTCGAAGGCTAGCCACACCACCCTCCCCTGTGGCGAGGGAATTTAGCGAAACGTCGCACCGCCCTCTGGCCGGCGAAGCCGACCGCAAACCAACACCACGGTCGATCTGTCGATGGTTTGAATAAGTCGATTCGACCCTGTCAGATCCCTCCGGCAAAAGACGATCACAGCTCCTACGAAGCTTTAGGAACCCATCACCTTCCCCGCCCAATCCGACAAAACCTATAGTGATGCCCATCGCTCAATGGCGATCAGGTTTGGCGACCTGAGGATCGAGTGCGAAAGTGCTGCGTTTTTTGCAGAGGCTTTGGCACACTTGCACGGCTGCCCGTTACGGCAGTTGTGCGTGGGAGACCTTCGGGTCTGCCGGTTTCCGATCCCGGTTCGCCAACCTGCGTACAACTGCCACCCAATTGTTTGGCGACGATTGAGTGGTTAAAACCTCATTAGATCGGAGTTTTTAACATGGAAAGATACGTCCCTATCACTGGCATCGACTGCACCCCTGCTTCCCTCCTCATTGATACCCAAGCCCCGCTGGACGTCCTGCACGCCACCGCCGATTACCGCATCCGTGTGGTGACTCAGGTACTGGAGAACATTGCATTCCGCTCTGAAATCACCAGCGATACGGTGGTGCTTTCGGACTTTGCACAGCTTTTGGTGATCCCGTTGCGAGATGGGTGTGATTTGCTGGAGGTGATTGGTCGGCGGCTTCAGGCGCAGGTTGAAAGTTGATAGCGCTTCGGGCGCATAAAGCGCCCGTTTCTGCTTATCTACCAGATAGGTTCTGCACGGACTTCCCCTGCGGCGTTAATTCGACCTTACCTGCCATTTGTATCGGACTTGACCACCTATGACCGGCAGAGAGTGGCTATGTGCAGACGTTCGTCAAAGTCTGCTTTCGGCCGATTCTGTTGAAAAAGTCGGTTTTCCCAAAGCGCTCGAATTTTGATGGATGAAAACACCTCTTTTGCACGCTGCTACGTGAAATCCGAGTCCTGAACCTTCTGCCCAAAACTCAGACTTCAATCTCAGGTGCGTACTTTTCTGCAGTGGAATTCGAAGCCGACTTTTTCAACAGAATCAGCCAATAGCGGCCGTTCTGGAATGGCAGGAAACGACCGATAACTGTCTTCGATACGCAACTTTCGCCCGGAAGCGGCTCGTTCGTAAGAATATGGCGGAGAGCTGCAAAACCGCCTACGCTTATAGAATGATTCCTCGAACGCCTTGCCCATCTGGTGGTATAGAGCCGAGAGATCTGACTTCCTTTGACCGGCCGCTTAACACCCACCCGGACCAACCCGCGCCTATCGCCAGCAACTGGCCCCTGAATCCGGTCCACACGACCAGCAGTACGGCGCAACGGGTAAAAGCCAGACCCAGTTCCCCCACCTGTCGTTCAAAAGCGACCGATGCCGCAGCACCGCTGGAAACGGGGGCGCTGTTCACGTTCTGTCATGAGGTCAATCCGTATGTATCGGCCGAGCACGATTCCTTACCAGCAGCATAAAGGGTTCAGCCGAACCTTCACTCAGGGGCATTTGAGCCTTGGATTATTCTTTCCCATGGAGGCGTTCGACGGGGACACTCCGAGCATGCTCAACCAGGTCACACTGGCTAAACAAGCCGAGGCGCTGGGCTTCTGTGCGCTCTGGTTTCGCGACGTGCCGCTTCGCGACACTGGCTTCGGCGATGTCGGCCAAGTCTTCGACCCCTGGGTTTACCTGGGTTATATGGCCGCCCATACCTCGGAGATTGCACTTGGCACCGCCTCCATCGCCATCCCGCTGCACCATCCCCTGCACACGGCCAAGGCGTCAGCCAGCGTCGATCAGTTGAGCACTGGTCGCTTGATTCTGGGGGTTGCTTCGGGAGATCGGCCAGTGGAGTTTTCGGCGTTTGGCGTCGATCCCGAAAAGCGTGGAGAGATCTTTCGAGAACACTACGAGGTGATTCGCCGCGCCCACAGCACCAGTTTTGAGCCCATCCACTGGAGCACTGGTGAAATGCAAGGCGCAGACCTGATTCCGAAACCCACCACCCAATTCATTCCAATGTTCGTTACCGGCAACAGTCGCCAGTCACTGGATTGGATCGCGCGTGAGAGCAACGGATGGATCAACTATCCACGCATACCGAATATGCAGCGGCTGGTCGTGGAAGATTGGCGGCTGGAGGTCACCAGGCAATGTGGCTCTGTGTACAAGCCCTTTACTCAGTCGCTGTACATCGATCTCGATGAGAATCCATCCACGCCACCCACACGTATCCATTTGGGGTTCAGACTTGGACGTTACCATCTACGGTTTTTGCTGGAGTCGCTTGAGGAAATCGGCGTGGACCACGTCATTCTCAATCTCAAATATGGCAAGCGCCCTGCGGCGGAGGTTATTGAGGAATTGGGTACGCACATCGTTGCGCAGTTCGGAGTGCAGCCGCGTCCGGCAGCGCATTGAACATCGGTCACTGCTACGCCGACGAAGCTCACTTGACGAAACCATAAGGTGTCACGGCGCGGATGACCTCCGGATCTATATCAATGATGGAGATCTTCGCGCCATGAGCGACCGGTGCCCGGCAAGCAATCTACCCTACCCGGCCTAAACCAATGATGAGCACATTGCCTTGCAGATTCTGTGCGGCTTCCACGCCGTCCATGGACACGATTTGCGCGCGCATCCTTTCACTTATACCGAGCGCGCAAGCATGGCATGAATCCTGGACACGGCACTTTAGCCATGACATTTATCTTAAATACAAGTGTTTTAATTGATCACCGCCCGGGACAGCAGCAGGCCCAGGCGATCCCGATTTTCATACAAGACATCGTAAGCCTCCCCGAACTGAATGGAACTTCCTGTTGGATTTGCTTAACCGGGCAGCTTGGCCGCAAGGACGTCAACCTTCTCGATTGATGGCGGTTCGGCAAACAGCTCGGCAGCGTTTGCCATAAGCGCCGCCGCGACCTTGCCCGAAAGATGAGCCTGCCGGCCCGCTTCATCCGGGAATGCGTCAAAGATGCCAAAGGTGGACGGCCCCAAGCGGATTCCAAACCAGGCTGTAGTGGCTGGCTCCTCCTCCACTAATGGAAGGCCGCTCAAGAGAAAGCGCTCCACCTCTTTCTCTTTCCCAGGTTTTGCTTCCAGACGAACGAACAACGCTACTTTGACCATGACGCGGCTCCTGTCGTTACGATGCGGCTGGTGCTATCTGGTCGCAATAGCTAAAAGGGGCATCCGGCTATTAACTATGGTCGACGACACCAGGATTACAAACCCAAAGAGACCAAGGGTAGCGTCGCATGTCGCTCGGACACTGAGAATGACGTAGTGGGCAGCGCGCAAGCCGCAGACCAGCCGCTTGATCACTTTTCCCGAGCTGTGGCCTGATAATAAAGACTCAACGATATCTGAAATTCAGGAGAACATAACAGATCATGGTTACTGTCAGGCCGACCAATATGTACTCGACACGCGGTAGAAATATAACTAACCCACCTAAAGAAAACACGATCAAGGTGTTTTGTAGTATGTATTTCCTTATTCGACTCACAGCTATGAAATAGCCATATTGCTTCCCCAGGAAAAACAATGCCATGCCGATGATCGACATGATCTGGAAATCGCGCATCGCAATGTCATTCAGGATCGCATGCCTGATCAAATTTGCCAGGAGTGCCAGCCCCATAAAAAGAAAAAGGTGCGAGTAGATCAAGGCGTGCCCACTCATACTGCTGTGATTTTTGCTCAGCAGGTAAAAGCTATCGAAATAGATCCACCAGATACTGCAAATCATGATGAATCCGGTGATTGCCGCCGTCACATTATAACGATCCCATTGAATGTTAGATAAACCTCCAGAAAGA harbors:
- a CDS encoding sensor histidine kinase, producing MTLRLLLLLGLALGIAAIDTVTDLEIAVGVFQIAVVLIAVRILPTRAVAGVSIVCMILTILSYRFTRFGDTEAGLINVLISLAAIAGTTYLALRLSAAIRTVHQTRAHLAHITRINMLGELAASIAHEVNQPLAAVATSSGACLRWMATEPPNLIKAQQALERIIADTHRASDIIARLRGMARHQAPTKQWLNVADTLNAALRLLAGELNEQNVTLRVHVEEGLPPMLADEVQIQQVILNLAMNAVEAMRQVDLERRILQFDVALESRQQLLFSVSDQGSGLSASDRERVFEAFYSTKRDGMGMGLAISRSIIEAHDGRLWASSDPQTGATFHFTLPAVTRETDEPN
- a CDS encoding response regulator transcription factor, with protein sequence MSQTDVQDLAESMIYIVDDDSSVRESLQDLLASVGLASRAFGSAREFMDADLPDVPACLILDVRMPGLSGLDFQQEMTRLNIRVPVVFITAHGDIPMSVKAMKAGALEFLTKPFREQDLLDAISLGLGRDKERRKASALVDDLKRRHAGLTDGEREVMELVVSGLLNKQVAGQLGLSEVTVKVRRGSLMRKMNADSLATLVKMSEKLKEADR
- a CDS encoding DMT family transporter; the encoded protein is MEVRCVPFEGSVSKPGAKVVLATMFVVLCWAYSPIGIRIGLQAYEPGQLALMRFLIASVFMALIALLKGISRPRLRDLPWLAVLGFFAVSLHHIALNYGQRGVSAGAASVLAQSTPLFSTLLAHFVFKDRASGWQWVCVLCGLLGAGVVVAGDRGVGDMDAHGLLILLAALSWSLYFSLQKRHSHRYDGLTVVCYTVWSGTLLLFISAPGILSAARQASASVNLAVLILGIFPSALAYLAWAYVLAHSNVSRASMALYLIPPTAMLMASLVLAERPSMMVVVGAVIVLMSVLALRLEPGSGAKVG
- a CDS encoding LysR family transcriptional regulator; this translates as MELSQLRMLKTVCDTGSIARAAEVLHCVPSNITARLKSLERELGTPLFFREGRGLRVSPAGEVFLEYATKILSLTEEARRAVAPTRAPSGPLRIGAIESSATGRLPQLLAKYHAQYPQVSLELSTGTWAQLLDDIQHHRLDGVIVAVDIERPGLKRAVMYREDLVLIASESHGPLRSAADLQGKAIFMWPTGCPYRLALEQWLLRHDQVQPIISIASYGAIVGCVSAGAGVSLVPRGIYEQYRQGAGWTGYEFPELTGIDNLFYWHENAGRHPAREAFLAMLQTEFEG
- a CDS encoding pyridoxamine 5'-phosphate oxidase family protein codes for the protein MERDNDSSAYITTTQALESLYGPVAAPSILKEVDHIHPVYQPFIEAASFVILASSGPGGLDASPRGDANGFVHVHDSKTLYLPDRRGNNRIDSLRNIVEDPRVALLFLVPGVGETLRVNGTARISVEPALLARFAVNGQLPRTVLEITVASVYFQCSRAVIRAGLWDVTRQIERSALPTAGEVFKRICPSKVDGDAYDKALPGRIASTLY
- a CDS encoding LLM class oxidoreductase; amino-acid sequence: MYRPSTIPYQQHKGFSRTFTQGHLSLGLFFPMEAFDGDTPSMLNQVTLAKQAEALGFCALWFRDVPLRDTGFGDVGQVFDPWVYLGYMAAHTSEIALGTASIAIPLHHPLHTAKASASVDQLSTGRLILGVASGDRPVEFSAFGVDPEKRGEIFREHYEVIRRAHSTSFEPIHWSTGEMQGADLIPKPTTQFIPMFVTGNSRQSLDWIARESNGWINYPRIPNMQRLVVEDWRLEVTRQCGSVYKPFTQSLYIDLDENPSTPPTRIHLGFRLGRYHLRFLLESLEEIGVDHVILNLKYGKRPAAEVIEELGTHIVAQFGVQPRPAAH
- a CDS encoding putative quinol monooxygenase; protein product: MVKVALFVRLEAKPGKEKEVERFLLSGLPLVEEEPATTAWFGIRLGPSTFGIFDAFPDEAGRQAHLSGKVAAALMANAAELFAEPPSIEKVDVLAAKLPG